In Felis catus isolate Fca126 chromosome A2, F.catus_Fca126_mat1.0, whole genome shotgun sequence, the following proteins share a genomic window:
- the EVI5L gene encoding EVI5-like protein isoform X5, with amino-acid sequence MASPTLSPDSSSQEALSAPTCSPTSDSENLSPDELELLAKLEEQNRLLEADSKSMRSMNGSRRNSGSSLVSSSSASSNLSHLEEDTWILWGRIANEWEEWRRRKEKLLKELIRKGIPHHFRAIVWQLLCSATDMPVKNQYSELLKMSSPCEKLIRRDIARTYPEHEFFKGQDSLGQEVLFNVMKAYSLVDREVGYCQGSAFIVGLLLMQMPEEEAFCVFVRLMQEYRLRELFKPSMAELGLCIYQFESMLQEQLPDLNTHFRSQSFHTSMYASSWFLTLFLTTFPLPVATRVFDIFMYEGLEIVFRVGLALLQVNQTELMQLDMEGMSQYFQRVIPHQFDSCPDKLILKAYQVKYNPKKMKRLEKEYAAMKSKEMEEQIEIKRLRTENRLLKQRIETLEKESAALADRLIQGQVTRAQEAEENYVIKRELAVVRQQCSSAAEDLQKARSTIRQLQEQQPSACPQDNPRLTEDFVAHLETELEQSRLRETETLGALREMQDKVLDMEKRNSSLPDENNVARLQEELKALKVREGEAVASARELKLQLQELSDTWQAHLSRGGRWKESPRKLVLGELQDELMSVRLREAQALAEGRELRQRVVELETQDHIHRNLLNRVEAERAALQEKLQYLAAQNKGLQTQLSESRRKQAEAECKSKEEVMAVRLREADSMAAVAEMRQRIAELEIQREEGRIQGQLNHSDSSQYIRELKDQIEELKAEVRLLKGPPPFEDPLAFDGLGLARHLDEDSLPSSDEELLGVGVGVGAALQDALYPLSPRDARFFRRLERPAKDSEGSSDSDADELAAPYSQGLDN; translated from the exons GCTCCTGGAAGCCGACTCCAAGTCGATGCGCTCCATGAACGGCTCCCGGCGGAACAGCGGCTCCTCGCTGGTGTCCAGCTCCTCGGCCTCCTCCAACCTGAGCCACCTGGAGGAGGACACGTGGATCCTGTGGGGCCGGATCGCCAACGAGTGGGAGGAGTGGAGGCGCAGGAAAGAGAAGCTGCTCAAG GAGCTGATCCGCAAGGGCATCCCCCACCACTTCCGGGCCATCGTGTGGCAACTCCTGTGCAGCGCCACGGACATGCCCGTCAAGAACCAGTACTCGGAGCTGCTCAAGATGTCCTCGCCCTGTGAGAAGCTGATCCGCAGGGACATCGCCCGCACCTACCCAGAGCACGAGTTCTTCAAGGGCCAGGACAGCCTGGGCCAGGAGGTCCTCTTCAACGTCATGAAG GCGTACTCCCTGGTGGACAGGGAGGTGGGCTACTGCCAGGGCAGCGCCTTCATCGTGGGTCTGCTCCTCATGCAG atgcccgagGAGGAGGCCTTCTGTGTCTTCGTGCGGCTGATGCAGGAGTACCGCCTGAGGGAGCTCTTCAAGCCCAGCATGGCCGAGCTGGGGCTCTGCATCTATCAGTTCGAGTCCATGCTACAG gagcagCTCCCGGATCTGAACACCCACTTCCGCTCCCAGAGCTTCCACACATCTATGTATGCCTCGTCCTGGTTCCTCACACTCTTCCTGACCACCTTCCCGCTCCCTGTTGCCACTCGTGTCTTTGACATCTTCATGTACGAG GGCCTGGAGATTGTGTTCCGGGTCGGCCTCGCCCTGCTGCAGGTGAACCAGACGGAGCTAATGCAGCTGGACATGGAGGGGATGTCCCAG TACTTCCAGAGGGTGATCCCCCACCAGTTCGACAGCTGCCCGGACAAGCTGATCCTCAAGGCCTACCAGGTCAAGTACAACCCCAAGAAGATGAAGAG GCTGGAGAAGGAGTACGCAGCCATGAAGAGCAAGGAAATGGAGGAGCAGATCGAGATCAAA AGGCTTCGGACGGAGAACCGGCTCCTGAAACAACGGATTGAGACCCTGGAGAAG GAGAGCGCTGCTCTGGCTGATAGGTTAATCCAG GGCCAGGTGACGCGGGCGCAGGAGGCCGAGGAGAACTACGTCATCAAGCGGGAGCTGGCAGTGGTGCGGCAGCAGTGTAGCTCAGCGGCCGAGGACCTACAGAAGGCACGGAGCACCATCCGGCAGCTTCAGGAGCAGCAG ccctctgcctgcccccaggACAACCCGCGCCTCACCGAGGACTTTGTGGCCCACCTGGAGACTGAGCTGGAGCAGTCACGGCTGCGGGAGACAGAGACGCTGGGGGCCCTGCGGGAGATGCAGGACAAGGTTCTAGACATGGAGAAG CGGAACAGCTCGCTGCCCGACGAGAACAACGTGGCGCGGCTGCAGGAGGAGCTGAAGGCGCTCAAGGTGCGGGAGGGCGAGGCCGTGGCCTCGGCGCGGGAGCTGAAGCTACAGCTGCAGGAGCTCTCGGACACCTGGCAG gcCCATCTGTCCCGCGGCGGCCGCTGGAAGGAGTCCCCGCGGAAGCTGGTGCTGGGCGAGCTGCAGGACGAGCTGATGAGCGTGCGTCTGCGCGAGGCCCAGGCTCTGGCCGAGGGGCGCGAGCTGCGGCAGCGCGTGGTGGAGCTCGAGACGCAG GACCACATCCACCGCAACCTGCTGAACCGCGTGGAGGCGGAGCGCGCGGCGCTGCAGGAGAAGCTGCAGTACCTGGCGGCGCAGAACAAGGGGCTGCAGACGCAGCTGAGCGAAAGCCGCCGGAAGCAGGCGGAGGCCGAGTGCAAG aGCAAGGAGGAGGTGATGGCCGTGCGCCTGCGGGAGGCCGACAGCATGGCGGCGGTGGCCGAGATGCGGCAGCGCATCGCCGAGCTGGAGATCCAG AGGGAGGAGGGCCGCATCCAGGGCCAGCTGAACCACTCCGACTCGTCGCAGTACATCCGCGAGCTCAAGGACCAGATCGAGGAGCTGAAGGCCGAG GTGAGGCTGCTGAAGGGCCCGCCGCCCTTCGAGGACCCGCTGGCCTTCGACGGGCTGGGCCTGGCGCGGCACCTGGACGAGGACTCGCTGCCGTCGTCCGACGAGGAGCTGCTCGGCGTGGGCGTGGGCGTGGGCGCGGCGCTGCAGGACGCGCTCTACCCGCTGTCCCCGCGCGACGCGCGCTTCTTCCGCCGTCTGGAGCGGCCGGCCAAGGACAGCGAGGGCAGCTCAGACAGCGACGCCGACGAGCTGGCCGCGCCCTACAGCCAGGGCCTGGACAACTGA